From Pyxicephalus adspersus chromosome 7, UCB_Pads_2.0, whole genome shotgun sequence, a single genomic window includes:
- the LOC140335021 gene encoding E3 ubiquitin/ISG15 ligase TRIM25-like, protein MASAALKEEQSSSICLNLYTEPVSLKCGHNFCQDCIVTASDTQEKCGVITCQEYREEHTEHPVLEKSKKLCNIEDGFQSTNQEKTETLCTYCDLPEQAVKMCLQCESSFCERHLLKHSRLVDHVVVEPSVTLENRKCSIHKEILKYYCLGDMASVCVSCCLMGQHKGHQVELLNEATEKKKEELRKFIERLNSDVQETDESIRNLRNYKNEEKNKAAAVAKKVNEMFGDIRRQLDVLEWKVLCEVFKLEKQVSLSVSRLIQQLEMQKNEISKKIGQVEDLCNTTDPFTFLEKELDMDKLSPGRCEVVSDVRDAGGLDETPIFQMIYKGLLLFADSLTDLKIKQQFSVMEKSDIQLDINTAHININISEDLRSALHTDKGQKRPNCPERFACRQVLSTRSFSSGKHYWEVDVSQAKKWLIGVVFNSIERKKMGKESYIGYNAKSWGLYENNFFRVCHNNIHKLKEKTTPIEAIGIYLDYEAGILSFYELCDPIRHLHTFTATFTEPLHAAFYVFPGSCIQIIP, encoded by the coding sequence ATGGCATCTGCTGCTCTGAAAGAAGAGCAGAGCTCTTCCATCTGCCTGAACCTTTACACAGAGCCGGTATCATTGaaatgtggacacaacttttgccAGGACTGTATTGTGACTGCTTCCGATACTCAAGAAAAGTGTGGAGTTATTACCTGTCAGGAGTACAGAGAGGAGCACACAGAGCACCCTGTGCTGGAGAAGAGTAAGAAGCTGTGTAATATAGAGGATGGCTTCCAATCTACCAACCAGGAAAAGACTGAGACCTTGTGTACATACTGTGACCTCCCTGAACAGGCTGTGAAAATGTGCCTGCAGTGCGAATCATCCTTTTGTGAAAGGCATTTACTCAAACACAGTCGATTAGTTGACCATGTCGTGGTTGAACCTTCTGTTACTCTGGAGAACAGAAAATGCTCCATACACAAGGAGATCCTGAAATATTACTGTTTAGGAGACATGGCCAGTGTCTGTGTGTCCTGCTGCCTGATGGGTCAACATAAAGGACACCAAGTGGAGCTTCTGAATGAGGCCAcggagaagaagaaagaggagcTGAGGAAATTTATAGAGCGACTAAACTCTGATGTACAAGAAACCGATGAAAGTATTCGCAATCTAAGaaactataaaaatgaagaaaaaaacaaagctgcaGCTGTCGCTAAGAAAGTCAACGAGATGTTTGGAGACATCAGGAGGCAGCTGGATGTTCTTGAGTGGAAAGTGTTGTGTGAGGTCTTCAAGCTGGAGAAGCAGGTTTCTTTATCAGTCTCCAGGCTGATACAACAGCTGGAAATGCAGAAGAACGAAATATCCAAGAAGATTGGTCAAGTTGAAGATTTGTGCAATACTACAGATCCTTTTACTTTCCTGGAAAAAGAGTTGGATATGGATAAACTTAGCCCTGGGAGATGTGAGGTCGTCAGTGATGTAAGGGATGCTGGTGGCTTGGACGAGACACCAATCTTCCAGATGATTTACAAGGGACTTCTACTCTTCGCTGATAGCCTCACTGACCTGAAAATAAAGCAGCAATTCTCAGTGATGGAGAAATCTGACATCCAATTGGATATAAACACTGCTCATATTAACATTAATATATCAGAGGACCTCCGGTCAGCTCTACATACTGATAAGGGTCAGAAGAGACCAAACTGCCCAGAAAGGTTTGCATGCCGTCAGGTGCTAAGTACGCGTAGCTTCTCATCTGGGAAACACTACTGGGAGGTGGATGTGAGTCAGGCCAAGAAATGGCTGATAGGGGTGGTTTTTAATagtatagaaaggaaaaaaatgggcaAAGAATCCTACATAGGATACAATGCCAAATCCTGGGGcctttatgaaaataatttttttagggtgtgccataataatattcataaactcAAAGAAAAAACAACTCCAATAGAGGCAATTGGGATCTATTTGGATTATGAGGCTGGGATTTTGTCATTCTATGAATTATGTGACCCTATTAGACATCTGCACACCTTCACAGCCACCTTTACAGAACCTCTCCATGCtgctttttatgtatttcctGGCTCTTGCATACAAATCATTCCTtaa
- the LOC140334488 gene encoding E3 ubiquitin/ISG15 ligase TRIM25-like produces the protein MATDDLKEELKCSICLSLYKDPISLKCGHNFCWDCIVTVLDTQEKSGEYSCPDCRENFAERPTLEMNRKLRDIVECFQSSHRDEMETFCTYCDSPVPATKSCLHCEASFCEKHLTNHSKGLHHILTEPIASFKDRKCPTHQEIFQYYCTEDNACICMPCLVAGDHKGHQVDLLNQASEKMKEKLKETTNVLDSERQEIKRRIQNLEMHRMQETGKSVAMARKVTDVFREIRKQLDEVEKRVLLETCRQKKQLSQSIPNLIQQLEQYNFQLSKNIDELEEVCNSQDPLTVLKKASQREDSSTEIGDPISDVRNVGGLSEGIISRMLQKGLSNFTDNLKGLLAKRQFSVLEKSDVLLDIHTAHDNLVLTKKRKRVTHSDNSVNRPDGPKRFKCCQVLSIHSFTSGTHYWEVDVSEAEEWMIGVAGESMERGIPGNESFIGFNDKSWSLIQKSGLYVRHKNVGTTIASASLLKTVGIRLDYEAGLLSFYQLCNPVRHLHTFTTTFTEPLHAAFYVFPNSSLRLIR, from the coding sequence ATGGCAACTGATGACCTGAAAGAGGAGCTGAAATGCTCTATCTGCCTGAGCCTTTACAAGGACCCCATATCTCTGAAATGTGGCCACAACTTCTGCTGGGACTGTATTGTGACTGTGCTGGATACACAGGAGAAGTCTGGGGAATATTCCTGCCCGGATTGCAGAGAAAACTTTGCAGAGCGCCCTACACTCGAGATGAACAGAAAGCTGCGTGATATTGTGGAGTGTTTTCAATCTTCTCATCGGGATGAAATGGAGACATTTTGCACATATTGTGACTCCCCGGTGCCAGCGACCAAATCATGTCTGCATTGTGAGGCCTCGTTTTGCGAAAAACACCTAACAAACCACAGCAAGGGACTTCATCACATATTAACTGAACCCATTGCTTCTTTTAAAGACAGAAAATGTCCCACACATCAGGAGATCTTTCAATATTACTGTACAGAGGACAATGCCTGCATCTGTATGCCTTGCCTGGTGGCTGGTGACCACAAAGGACACCAAGTGGACCTCCTGAACCAGGCCTctgaaaaaatgaaagagaaactGAAAGAGACTACAAATGTGCTTGATTCTGAGAGGCAGGAGATTAAGAGGAGGATCCAGAATCTGGAAATGCATAGGATGCAAGAGACTGGAAAAAGTGTTGCTATGGCCAGGAAAGTCACTGATGTGTTTCGGGAAATTAGGAAACAACTGGATGAAGTGGAAAAAAGAGTCCTACTAGAGACTTGCAGGCAGAAGAAACAACTCTCACAGTCCATCCCCAATCTGATCCAGCAGCTTGAACAATATAATTTCCAGCTGTCCAAGAATATTGATGAGCTGGAAGAAGTCTGTAACAGCCAGGATCCATTGACTGTCCTGAAAAAGGCATCTCAGAGAGAGGACAGCAGTACTGAGATAGGAGACCCCATCAGTGATGTTAGGAATGTTGGAGGTCTGTCTGAGGGAATAATATCACGGATGTTACAGAAAGGACTTAGTAACTTTACAGACAACCTAAAGGGCTTGTTAGCAAAGAGACAATTCTCAGTGCTGGAGAAATCTGATGTTTTATTAGATATACATACTGCTCATGATAACCTTGTACTGACAAAAAAACGAAAGAGAGTCACTCATTCCGATAACAGTGTGAACAGGCCAGATGGTCCTAAGAGGTTTAAATGCTGCCAGGTATTGAGTATTCACAGCTTCACATCTGGGACACATTACTGGGAGGTGGATGTAAGTGAAGCTGAGGAATGGATGATAGGAGTTGCTGGTGAAAGCATGGAGAGGGGGATTCCTGGAAATGAATCTTTTATAGGCTTTAATGACAAATCATGGAGTCTCATCCAGAAAAGTGGTCTTTATGTTAGGCACAAAAACGTTGGTACAACAATAGCCTCAGCATCTTTACTAAAGACTGTTGGCATCCGTCTGGATTATGAGGCCGGCCTACTGTCCTTCTACCAATTGTGTAACCCTGTAAGACACCTCCATACCTTCACCACCACCTTCACCGAACCCCTCCATGCTGCTTTCTATGTGTTTCCCAACAGCTCTCTCAGACTCATCAGGTAA
- the LOC140335020 gene encoding E3 ubiquitin/ISG15 ligase TRIM25-like has protein sequence MAADGLREELNCSICLSLYKEPIYLRCGHNFCQDCIVTVLDTQKGSGVYSCPECREEYKERPPLERNRKLCNIVDNFRSAHQEDMEVFCTYCDSSVPATKTCLTCEASFCRKHLKNHTKSADHILTDPTTSFEERKCSIHKEILKYYCTADNACICISCWVAGDHKGHQVELLNQASEKMIEKLRESANKLNSEIQETEKRIQNLENHRTEEKEKTSVVTKRVSDLFGDIRKQLDDIEKRVLAEISRQEEEVSQSVFNLIQKLEEQKDELSRKINQMEELCNTQDPITVLKKTPNREDITPETDKPINAADDVGCLDEGIISQMLHNGLLHFTDSLIDLKRKRQFSVMEKSDILLDIKTAHNNIIISEDLKTATYSDTCQNRPEGPERFKSCQVLSTNSFTSGKHYWEVDVSGAEEWLIGVAAHSIERKIHGNESWIGGNDKSWGLIFGETFQAWQNNIFKSLISNSAVKSVGIYLDYEAGRLSFYQLCDPIRQLHTFTATFTEPLHAAFFLYENCSFQIKQ, from the coding sequence ATGGCAGCTGATGGTCTGAGAGAAGAGTTGAACTGCTCCATATGCCTGAGCCTTTACAAGGAGCCCATATATTTAAGATGTGGACACAACTTCTGCCAGGACTGTATTGTGACTGTGCTGGATACACAGAAGGGGTCTGGAGTTTATTCCTGTCCGGAGTGCAGAGAGGAGTATAAAGAGCGCCCTCCACTGGAGAGGAACAGGAAGCTGTGTAACATTGTGGATAATTTCAGATCTGCTCACCAGGAGGACATGGAGGTCTTCTGTACTTACTGTGATTCTTCTGTACCGGCTACCAAAACATGTCTGACCTGTGAGGCCTCATTTTGCAGGAAACACCTAAAAAACCACACCAAGTCAGCGGATCACATTTTAACAGATCCCACCACATCGTTTGAGGAGAGAAAATGTTCAATACATAAAGAGATCCTAAAGTATTACTGCACAGCAGATAATGCCTGTATCTGTATTTCCTGTTGGGTCGCTGGAGACCACAAAGGACACCAGGTGGAACTTCTGAACCAGGCCTCTGAGAAAATGATAGAGAAACTAAGAGAGTCTGCAAATAAGCTGAACTCTGAGATACAGGAGACTGAGAAAAGAATCCAGAATCTAGAAAATCACAGGACagaggagaaagagaaaacaTCTGTTGTCACCAAGAGAGTCTCTGATCTGTTTGGAGACATCAGGAAACAGCTGGATGACATAGAGAagagagtcctggctgagatctcCAGGCAGGAGGAAGAAGTCTCACAGTCTGTCTTTAATTTAATCCAGAAGCTGGAGGAACAGAAGGACGAGCTGTCCAGGAAGATAAATCAGATGGAGGAACTGTGTAACACCCAAGATCcaataactgtattaaaaaaaacacctaacagAGAAGACATTACTCCTGAGACAGACAAACCCATCAATGCTGCAGATGATGTTGGATGTCTGGATGAAGGAATTATCTCACAGATGCTCCACAATGGTCTTCTCCACTTTACGGATAGTCTGATAGATCTGAAGAGGAAGAGACAATTCTCAGTGATGGAGAAATCTGACATTTTACTGGATATAAAAACTGCTCATAACAACATTATTATATCAGAGGATCTGAAGACAGCCACGTATAGTGACACCTGTCAGAACAGGCCGGAGGGTCCAGAAAGGTTTAAATCCTGTCAGGTACTAAGTACAAACAGCTTCACATCAGGAAAACATTACTGGGAGGTGGATGTGAGTGGGGCAGAGGAATGGCTGATAGGGGTGGCCGCTCACAGCATAGAGAGGAAGATACATGGAAATGAATCTTGGATTGGTGGTAATGACAAATCATGGGGTCTTATTTTTGGAGAAACATTTCAAGCCtggcaaaataatatattcaaaagcCTGATATCAAattctgcagtgaaatcagtTGGAATTTATTTGGATTATGAGGCTGGCCGTCTCTCCTTCTACCAGCTCTGTGACCCCATCAGACAACTCCACACCTTTACTGCCACCTTCACAGAACCCCTGCACgctgctttttttctgtatgagaATTGCTCCTTTCAAATTAAACAGTAA